AACTACGTCGACGACACAAAGGCGGCTGACTTCGCTGAGATATCTACAAACGAGAAAACTGATCTTCTAGAGCTAGACGAAACGTGTGCAAATAAACTTTCGCAGGTAGCGAATACGTATAAAAGCGCAGTGTCCAATCCGAACTGTTTTCATTATGACGTATTGTGGCGGTACGATGACGTCATTCATCCGAAATTACACGCGCCTTACCTGAAAAAGCTGTGCGACGATTTTCACAGCGCACTCAAAAGACTAGTTGACGAAACTGTTTCCAAGACAAAGTTCGATGTCGATCCTGATATCTACGAAGAAGTTCTGCAACACTGGTTGTGCTGCAAACGAAAAGCAGCAGCGTTCTATGGTCAAGATAAACTTGTAAGTGAGGTGAAGAAGTACCTTGCAGCACCGACGTCTAAACCCTTGGTGGTGTACGGCGAATCCGGTTCAGGAAAATCGACACTTCTTTCCAAAATGGCGACAGAGGTGTGtaccatatttaaatattttcgtATAAGTCATAACGTTTTTTTGAAATGGTTTGTTGTAATCATATGTAATAATCAGATTAATTATGATGATAATTAGTTTATTAGTCACATGTAATAATGCAGCTtacatatcatcatcatcatcatacatcatcatcatcgtcatcacaatcatcatcatcatttatcatcatcatcgtcatcatcatcatttatcatcattcatcatcattatcatcattcatcatcatcatcctcatcaatcatcatcatcacaagtATTGCATATCGCAATATTATCGTTGTACATGTACATCGTAAACTTATCATATCAGCGGACGTTATTGTATTAATTAAGtaaaacatcaaattaaacatttacatgtattcgGTAAATTGTACCAGTGGACCATTTTTGTCTGTATAAATTCGATGCTTTTATCGAATTTAATCCATTTTACTTATCTATTCAAGGTCATCTCTAACTCAGTCGGGAAGACTATCTGCGCAGTGCGCTACATTGGCTACACATCCAAGAGTTCAGATATCAAACAGGTGCTGATGACATTGTGCCATCAACTGCTGCACACGCTCGGACGATCACACGCCGACATGCCTTACGACTGCAAAGACCTCCAGAGGTATTTTCACGATGTCCTCAATTCTGTGCAGAGGGATTTAAACGTCGTCATCTTTCTGGACTCTATTGACAAGCTCATTCCAGAATATAACGCACACAGTATGTCCTGGTTGCCAACTAAATTGAACGCGAACATCAAGATTATCATTTCAACGCATCCGACGCGGCATTCCATCCTTGATCGGCTTAAGACTGAAATTGTGAAAGATTTGAGCTACATGCTGGGAGTTACTCAAATGACTCAAGAAAATGCGAACGGTCTTATGCAATACACGCTTAGTTTGTACAGCCGCAAAATTACCTCCCTTCAACGCCATGTGTTCAGTAGTAAATTCAATTCTTGCTCTTTGGCAATGTTTATCCAGCTCGTAACCCACCGAGCAAAGTTGCTGTCTTCCTTCGAGAGAATTGACGAAGGTGATCTTCCCTTCAATATACACGACACCATACAAACATTGTTCACCGCACTTGAAACAAGGCATGGTCGTGTGTTGGTGGAAAGGTCGTTGAGTTATCTGGTTGCCTCGGTGACAGGGTTAAGTGATTGCGAAATGGAGGATCTCTTGTCACTGGATGACGATGTCCTGAATTCAGTTTATGTCACCTATCACCCGCCAGTGCGACGGATCCCGTTTGCCAAATGGTTGGCCTTAAAGGGCGATATTGAAGCGTTCTTGACTCATAAGGAATCGGACGGAGTCACCGTTTCTTTGTGGTGCCACGGGGAGTTCGAACTCGCTGTAAAGAAACGATACCTTTCATCTGAGACGGTTTTAAAAGAAATCCATTCAATGCTCGCCGATTACTTTCTTGGCACTTGGGCGAATACAAAGAAACCCGTCAAAAGTCCGGAAACAGCCGGAAACTTAATCTTGCCGCCTTGCGGTAGTAAAGTCGATCGTTTGGTCGCTAGCCAGCCGCTTTCCTTCACTGGTCTGGACGGGACAGTAAGGTTCAACAAACGAAAATATGATCAGGTCCCAAGGCATTTGTTCCTTGCAGGACGTTTGGAAGAACTCAATGGTCTGGTTTTATTCAACTACGAATGGCTCTATAATAAGATGAAAGCTCTTTCGTTGACCCATATATTGGCTGATTTTGTCCTCAACCCAGGTGAAGAGGCGACGCTAGTTGAAGAGGCTTTGAGGATGGCGGAACAGACCATACATGCTGATATCAATAACCTTGCTCCAGAATTAGCCGGCCATTTGCTTCCGTACTACAAGAGTCATCATAATATTCGCGCGTTGGTTAAGCAGTGCGACACGGCTGGTTTGAAGCATTGTGCGATGATTCCAAACTTTCCATACATGCAAGTGCCAGGCAGCTCCCTCCAGCATACGCTCACTGGACCATTTTGCGGGGATGTTTATAGACTAGCGGGAGGTGACCGATACCTGCTTATGAaggtgaaagataattcaaacgTGTACAGGTTTGACGTTGCAACCGGGGAAGAGAAAGGAAGCGTATTTGCCTCCAATGGAGATCTGTACGTGACCCCCGATAGCAAGTATTTTGTAATCGTCGACCACTTGACAGAAAAAGCTATTAAGGTTCATAAGTCGGAAACGGGAGAATTTGTTGGCCAGTTGATCGTCATGAACCACATTGAACTGAAAGTAAAAGAGAAGTACAAGCTAGCATCGATCAGCTTAACTAACGAGCGGCTTACCGTAATTGTCACGACTGAAACTAGTTTCCTTTGCATTGCCGATCTGGTTGCGTGCGAATTCTTGCAGATAATCAGCTTAGACGGGAAATGTGACGTTAGTGAAATAGCGCCAAACGGTCGACACCTTTTCTGCAACTCCAATGAATTTATTCTTTGCTACGATTTGTACTCCTTAGAACATATCTGTACTGTCCCGGCGGGTCACAAACCGTCGTGTCTCGCGTTTACCGTTGACGGGCTGCGTGCATACGTTTCCAGCCCGAACGAGGCTAAACTATTGGTTCTGCACGTCCATCGAGGTACCGTCGAATTGGCATACAAAAGTCCGTTAGATGATGACCTAGGTGATGACAAAATAGTAGATTTGAAGATCTCTCCCAAGGATGACAAACTTTTGATCAGAGGCTTAGACAATATTCTGGTATATGACCGCTTTTCCGAGAAGGTGACTGTAAGCTTAGAAAGACCCGCCGACGTGCCAAACGAATTCCGATTGCCAAAGAGTCACTACGACGACTTGCATTACACGAATGCAGATTTCTCACGAGATGGTGCTTTTGTGCTTGCGACAATCTTCAGAAACCTTTATATTTGGAATTCCTCTACCGGCGAAAAGATTTCTAATATACAGGCACCCGTCGGAATCATAGCTGAAATGCTGATTTCCAAACATAAAAATCAGGTCGTTACACATATCAGAGGCTCGAAGGACATACAAGTATGGAATATCGATGCGACGGCCAACCAGGTCAACATGCTGGACAAACTGACAAGTGAGGTTTTAGAAATGAAGCTCACGGCAGATAATTCCACCGCGTATGTTCGCTGTAAGAAAAGCGACGAACTTGGAGTGATCGATATGCACAATGGAGTGATGTTAGATCTTCTTACTCACGATTCGCCCGTACAAGATTTTGCTTGCACTCCCGACGGCCAGTACGTTCTGATATCGAGTAAGCCAAGGAAGAAAAACGCCGCTGTCAAGATATGGGACATGGATGAACGGAAAGTTGTAAAGGAATTTGGCAACACAACCGGGTACAGCCTAGGTGCAAGGTCAGCGCAGTCTATAGTGTACGTTGCCCAAGAGGAACATGGCTTCAAGGCTCCATATTATATCACGAAGTTCAGTTTCATGTCAGATGGGTTTCGAGAGAGCACGCATCCTCTGTCATTAAAGTACATCCTCGATCGACCGTTTCTAACGCACGACGACGAAAACATGGTGGTACTGACTGCCCAGGATTACCTCGAAAGAACCGGTGAGTTCGATACCCCCACCATATGTACGTTTTCCCTTAACGAGGACCACAAGGTTTCATATTACACACCGGAGAGTTTCCAAGAGGTGGTCAACATTGACACAATCAAACAAGTCGTACCAAGTACGAGCGGGCGCGACCTCGTCATTGTTCTCTTTTCAACGTTTCCGTCCGACGGGCCTAGCAACGGTCACGTGCAAGATGAAGCATCCCAGCTCGGATTGTTGGTGCTCGATATAAGCTCGGGAGCTATTATCACCGTCTGTGACCACTTTATGAGTCCCGGAACTTCCATGCGCTCTCTTGTCTTCTCGGATGTAAACTTTTGCATAGATAGCGAGTACAACATCTTCGATATCGGCAATGGCCGGCTCGCTGGTCAGCTGGAGAATCCGGGCGTTCCACCTTCAGCAATCGTCCTCAACGGAGGGGCAGTGGTTTACTTCAAAGGCAGTCACGTGTCCGTTATTAGTTTGCGAACTGGCACTCACATTGCCAAATGTGACGTGCACTCTTCGATTTCAAACATTACCGTATGTTCAGATCAAAGAACCCTGCTCGTTGGATGTCACGACGGAACCGTAGTCTCCTATATCGTAATCGATCCCGATTTCGATGATGTCTCGGATATTGTGGCCGGCATTGGGAGCCGCGCGATTTCTGACGTCCCCACAAGGGTTCGATCGTCTCGGACTTGGGACAAAGTAGATGACAGCGTTTGTCCCAACTATTCTCGACCACCGTCCGCGCTGTGTACCGGGCCAAAAGAAAAGGTGCTTTTAAAACAGGTTCAGCCGGCACCGAAGGTGCGACCGAACTCAGAGACCCTGTTTTACCTGAACGAGAGATCGAAATCGTGCGTCGTGCAATAGGCTTGCATTCAGGTAGATGTGTACATTTCCATAGGTACCTGGTTATATATGTCAAGGTCTTAAACTTTGTCCAGTAGTTAAACATAAGAAGTCCGAAATCGGCGAAAATTGTTTGCTGTTCTGTGCGGTCATTCGACTCAAGATTGTTACACTGCATTCCGCGTGTTTCAATGTGTACGCCCTAATAGGGTAGCCAATAGCTTGTTCATTCCGTTTTCTTGTTCGATGTCGTATTAATCTAATTCAAGCAAAgataaaaaatcaattattgtatttaaatatacaattgtaattttaaaaaatgcgagGCAATTTTATCGTACATAAGATTGAAATATCTAAAAGACAGTACCGACTGTATTCATTTTTATGGTAAAACATTGACCCGTGttgtgcattttataataaacat
This sequence is a window from Dreissena polymorpha isolate Duluth1 chromosome 16, UMN_Dpol_1.0, whole genome shotgun sequence. Protein-coding genes within it:
- the LOC127862082 gene encoding NACHT and WD repeat domain-containing protein 2-like; this encodes MEGADWAPIVHRVLAGNVDPNELPEIPNRVVRVYLSSTGIDSQTERNAFVERVYPPMREYCRQKYGVEFQMVDLEWGMPPHGHGADPLGSEFRFRELAKCQRLSAGPNFVAFIGQKYGNRPLPRVIPAAEYETLMVTLKGHRSRETKSASLLDEWYTRDDNSVPPTYLLASLKEKFPDYFSEDAKECEEVMGQWQAAEKELRRLLQRAAEIAYLEGNIDQESKQKYTSSTHDISIQRAIDETDNPQKRCVLLARTIVDLKNYVDDTKAADFAEISTNEKTDLLELDETCANKLSQVANTYKSAVSNPNCFHYDVLWRYDDVIHPKLHAPYLKKLCDDFHSALKRLVDETVSKTKFDVDPDIYEEVLQHWLCCKRKAAAFYGQDKLVSEVKKYLAAPTSKPLVVYGESGSGKSTLLSKMATEVISNSVGKTICAVRYIGYTSKSSDIKQVLMTLCHQLLHTLGRSHADMPYDCKDLQRYFHDVLNSVQRDLNVVIFLDSIDKLIPEYNAHSMSWLPTKLNANIKIIISTHPTRHSILDRLKTEIVKDLSYMLGVTQMTQENANGLMQYTLSLYSRKITSLQRHVFSSKFNSCSLAMFIQLVTHRAKLLSSFERIDEGDLPFNIHDTIQTLFTALETRHGRVLVERSLSYLVASVTGLSDCEMEDLLSLDDDVLNSVYVTYHPPVRRIPFAKWLALKGDIEAFLTHKESDGVTVSLWCHGEFELAVKKRYLSSETVLKEIHSMLADYFLGTWANTKKPVKSPETAGNLILPPCGSKVDRLVASQPLSFTGLDGTVRFNKRKYDQVPRHLFLAGRLEELNGLVLFNYEWLYNKMKALSLTHILADFVLNPGEEATLVEEALRMAEQTIHADINNLAPELAGHLLPYYKSHHNIRALVKQCDTAGLKHCAMIPNFPYMQVPGSSLQHTLTGPFCGDVYRLAGGDRYLLMKVKDNSNVYRFDVATGEEKGSVFASNGDLYVTPDSKYFVIVDHLTEKAIKVHKSETGEFVGQLIVMNHIELKVKEKYKLASISLTNERLTVIVTTETSFLCIADLVACEFLQIISLDGKCDVSEIAPNGRHLFCNSNEFILCYDLYSLEHICTVPAGHKPSCLAFTVDGLRAYVSSPNEAKLLVLHVHRGTVELAYKSPLDDDLGDDKIVDLKISPKDDKLLIRGLDNILVYDRFSEKVTVSLERPADVPNEFRLPKSHYDDLHYTNADFSRDGAFVLATIFRNLYIWNSSTGEKISNIQAPVGIIAEMLISKHKNQVVTHIRGSKDIQVWNIDATANQVNMLDKLTSEVLEMKLTADNSTAYVRCKKSDELGVIDMHNGVMLDLLTHDSPVQDFACTPDGQYVLISSKPRKKNAAVKIWDMDERKVVKEFGNTTGYSLGARSAQSIVYVAQEEHGFKAPYYITKFSFMSDGFRESTHPLSLKYILDRPFLTHDDENMVVLTAQDYLERTGEFDTPTICTFSLNEDHKVSYYTPESFQEVVNIDTIKQVVPSTSGRDLVIVLFSTFPSDGPSNGHVQDEASQLGLLVLDISSGAIITVCDHFMSPGTSMRSLVFSDVNFCIDSEYNIFDIGNGRLAGQLENPGVPPSAIVLNGGAVVYFKGSHVSVISLRTGTHIAKCDVHSSISNITVCSDQRTLLVGCHDGTVVSYIVIDPDFDDVSDIVAGIGSRAISDVPTRVRSSRTWDKVDDSVCPNYSRPPSALCTGPKEKVLLKQVQPAPKVRPNSETLFYLNERSKSCVVQ